A genomic window from Streptomyces sp. 846.5 includes:
- a CDS encoding LuxR C-terminal-related transcriptional regulator: MIDDTVIIPYNGDISGAVFIQDPSTVTALARIFEVLWQLGEDFMPRPGQEAPIDKTLLTVMRMLVDGMSTRQIARNLQLSERMVTRIRAEINEEYGTDSAIRLGWLLHERFPNGIN; encoded by the coding sequence GTGATCGACGATACCGTGATCATTCCCTACAACGGCGACATCAGTGGAGCGGTCTTCATTCAGGACCCGTCGACCGTTACTGCCCTCGCACGCATTTTCGAAGTGCTCTGGCAATTGGGCGAGGACTTCATGCCCCGCCCAGGACAAGAAGCGCCGATCGACAAGACGCTGCTGACGGTGATGCGCATGCTGGTCGATGGGATGAGCACCCGGCAGATAGCCCGGAATCTTCAGCTGAGCGAGCGGATGGTCACGCGAATTCGTGCGGAGATCAACGAGGAGTACGGCACGGATTCTGCCATTCGCCTCGGCTGGCTGCTGCACGAACGCTTTCCGAATGGAATCAATTAG